Proteins encoded in a region of the Natronorubrum halophilum genome:
- a CDS encoding SWIM zinc finger family protein, whose amino-acid sequence MNTTASPKTPLPVPPNNRLAGRSRRARTEPMSVLPLGDGLYEVESASGHTYLVDLEGGRCTCPDHVFREARCKHIRRIAIEITEGRTPPPGEIAVSCEECGETIFVDEDDNEPFYCGAHTIWPGDTVIDRETGDRLTVVDVSDLRADAVEIGAADTTVAEYATNERYDPDVPVVGAVYPHATVATNGVVPKSLRVYVFPRTRLEKATRPQSTR is encoded by the coding sequence ATGAACACAACAGCGTCACCGAAGACACCACTGCCAGTACCGCCCAACAACCGCTTAGCGGGGCGTTCGCGCCGCGCCCGCACCGAACCGATGTCGGTGTTGCCCCTCGGCGACGGCCTCTACGAGGTCGAGTCGGCCAGCGGGCACACCTATCTCGTCGATCTCGAGGGCGGACGGTGTACCTGCCCGGACCACGTCTTCCGCGAGGCTCGGTGCAAGCACATCCGCCGGATCGCGATCGAAATCACCGAGGGACGAACGCCGCCGCCGGGCGAGATCGCCGTCTCCTGCGAGGAGTGTGGCGAGACGATCTTCGTCGACGAAGACGACAACGAGCCCTTCTACTGCGGAGCGCACACGATCTGGCCGGGCGATACCGTTATCGACCGCGAAACGGGCGACCGACTCACCGTCGTCGACGTCTCCGACCTGCGGGCCGACGCCGTCGAGATCGGCGCGGCCGACACCACCGTCGCCGAGTACGCGACGAACGAGCGCTACGATCCCGACGTGCCCGTCGTCGGCGCGGTCTACCCCCACGCCACCGTCGCCACGAACGGCGTCGTCCCCAAGTCGCTGCGGGTCTACGTCTTCCCGCGAACGCGACTCGAGAAAGCGACACGACCTCAGTCCACGCGGTAG